In Spirosoma pollinicola, the genomic window ATCGTAGGTCTGGGATTTATCAAAAGTCCACAAGCCGCCAAAGCGATGGTTGACTTATCAAAATCGCCCGATAAAGACGTAGCTGATCAGGCCATGTACTGGATGGGTTTTCGGCGGGGCAACGATTGGGCTAAATTTCTGAATTGGGAAGAGGTGATGCCCACCAAAATTTCGGAAAGCGAACAAAAAATGTTAGCCAACCGACAAATTCTATTGGACGAATACAAGACCGATACCGAAAAGCGGAAAATAGCCTTAGAAATGGCTCGCGACCCCGAAGGCGGTCAGATCCTGATTGGTCTTGCAGCCGACAAAAAACTGTCAGACAAGCTAATCAAAGCTATAACACCCACGATTCTGAAAAACCCGGATCAAAGCGTTCGGACACAGGCGAAAGAATATTTCTCGATCAAAAAAGAGACGCCGGCTGTTGTCGAAACGGCTTCTGTTGCTGACTCTCCCGTTCAGGCCGTCACGCCCGAATCCGTGGCCAGTAAGCCTGTGGAAGTGGTTGCCAGCACTAGTTCAGACCCATTAATTGCACAAATTGCCATGCTGACGGGTAATGAACAAACGGGCCGGTCGGTCTTTAAAACTAACTGCGCCACCTGTCACAAGCACGGCCAGCAAGGAAGCGATGTTGGCCCGGAGCTGACAAAAATTCACCAGAAGTTTGATAAGAACAGCCTGTTAGATGCCATTGTCCACCCAAGTGCCGGTATTGCATTTGGCTACGAGCCCTGGCTGATTACGACAAAAACCGGGCAAACCTATTATGGCTTTCTGGTTAGCGATAGCGATCAGGCAGTTGTGATAAGAGGTATACGAGGGCCAAAACACACGATTCCGACCGATCAGGTTTCTTCTCGTCGGCAGTATAAAAGCAGCCTAATGCCTGACCCTGTCGCTATGGGACTTAATAATCAGCAACTAGCTGACTTAGCGGCCTTTTTGTTGAAACAGTAGATTCAAAGGCTTCACTGTTGTAATAGATTTTTTTAATCACAGAGGCACAGAGAACACAGAGGGTTCATATGCGAGCTTCTCTGTGCCTCTGTGGTTAAAAAAATCTATTATATACCTTATAAGCCTATCATAATGGCGCAAGGCCGGGCCACGTTGGCCCTGATGGCGCAAGGCTCTGCCTTGTGTCTACTATTCAGCGGCCTCTGGCCGATAAATGACAATGGCTAAAGAACGGCCAGAGGCCGCTGAATAGTAGACACAAGGCAGAGCCTTGCGCCATCAGGAGCCAAAATAGGTTTGTTCATTTCACCACGTAGCCCAGTTTCTTCAACTCTGCCGCTGTGAGCTTGATCACGTTTACGTCCAGCTTAATGGGCGATAGGGGCATATCTGTAGAATCTGTCTTGACCGCTACGATGGCGTCGACCACGTCCATTCCTTTAAAAACCTGCCCGAACACGGTGAACTTATCATCCAGACGCGCCAGTCCTTTCTTATTCTGCACAATATAAAACTGGCATCCCGCCGAGAGCATTTCCGGATTATTGTCCCGCCCGGCGCCAACAGCCCCATACACGTGCCGTATGGCAGGCACGAACTCAGGTTTTAGCAGGTAAGGCGAATCCGAAAAACCAGCTGGCGTATCGGGGCAGCCGCCCTGCGCTACAAAGTTGTTGATGACCCGGTTGAAGGTCAGTGTATCCCAATAGTTTGCTTTCGCCAGTTTCATGAAGCTGGCTTTGTGGGTTGGCGTTTCGTCATACAGCCAGAAAAGGATCTCGCCTTTGGAGGTCTTTATCTGCCCAACGGGATAGGTTTTGGGGGCCTTCGGGGGCGTAAAAAAGGATACCAGGCAGGCTAATACTAGTAGAATAGTAGGCATGATCGTTTGGGTTAATTAGTCAGGGTGTATTAATGATAAGACGCAACGGTTTTACAGTATACGAGATTATTTTATCACCTTATACATCATGCCGTCTGATTTGGTCATCAGGTAAAGTTCGCCCGCGGCATCCTGCCCGATTCGCAAATCGACTTTGCTGGCTTTACTTAGTTCTTTCAGGCTTGTTGGCTGGCCTTCTAACCTGAGTGGAAACTCATGGATCGTCGCTTGTGTCCCTTCTTTGATCTCATTTAGATTAACGTAGAAAACCCGCCCCCGAACGATTTCGCCAAATATGTATTTCCCTCTCAATGGTGGGAGTTGCTTCCCGGTGTATTCGAATCCACCTATAATTGCGTTACCCTCATCGTGGTCGAATTGTGCCACCGGATACGAATAACCATATCGGGCATCATTTTTAGGCAGTGGGTATACGTTGTTCACGTTGTCGGTCGAGTCGATTAGAAAGGTGCCCTCCCGGTCGGGCCATCCGTAGTTTTTTCCCGGTTTCACCAGATACAGGGATTCAATTTGCCGCTGACCGATGTTGGAAACCAGCATTTTCCCATCTTTAGCCCACGAAATCCGGTTGGGGTTACGAAAGCCTGCCGCGTAGACCTCATCCAGCCCATCTTTACCAACAAACGGATTGGATTTGGGAATACCGTATTGGCCGTTTGTACTCGTTCGGCCGGTTGGGTCAATGCGAAGTACTTTACCCCAGACGTGGTTTTTATCCCGCGCAATAAACGGGTATCCTTTTTCGACGGCCCCGCCATCGCCTATACCAATATAAAGCAACCCATAATCCATACTGTTTGGCGTTGCATACGGATTGAACGCAATTTCCTGCATACCGTGAATCTGGTCGACCACATTTACGCGGAGCAACTCACGGGGCTTTCCGGTCAAAACACGCGATGAAGGATCATCGACGGTCCATTCGTTGACCACCCATTGCAGCCGAACGGGAATGCTGTCGGCATAGGCGAAATCAGCTTTGGCCGTATTTTTGGGTTCCGTATGGGTCGTGTAGACAAGCCCGTTTTTGGCGTAGTCCGGATGAAAAGCGAAACTGCCTAAGCCCGTTGCCAGACCGGGCGAGTTGATAAAATTCTTAAAATGTTCCGTGGCCTCAAAATACACTTCGGGCTGGTTATCTGCCGTCAAAATGTAGATCTTCCCCTGTAGATCGGCCACCATTGTTTCTTTGGTTATCGGGTGAAAACCCATTTTATTGATCCGTGTACGGGGCTGCGTTTTGTTTGTAAATGGAAACTGCATGATCTTTTGCAGATTCAGAGCAATAGCCGATGGGGCTATTGTGGGAGCAATCGGGTTTTCCAATGCCACTTTTCCAGTCGAAATTCGAGCGATGGGAGCGGGTTTATCAAGAATATAGGCCACCACATCGTCGAGTTCTGTAGCCGTCAGTTGCTTGAAATCGGGCATAACGGTGCCGAATTTTTTGGCTTTATCAAGCGCCCGCGCCACCCGTGCATCAATCTGAGCTTTGGGGCTTTTAATGAATTCGGTCAGGTAGGTTCGGTCAACAACGCCTTTTAATCCACCCAGTTGAGGTCCAATGCCATCCTGTTTGAAATTATGGCAACCGGCACAATTGGTGTCAAAAAGCTTTTCTCCGCTTTGCACATTCTGAGCAACTGAGGACTCGCAGTACAGGATAACGAATACAGGGAAAATGAAAAGCCGACATAGTGATGCAAGAGAATACTGACGAAACAGGTGCATACGGTATAAAAATTACCAAACAGTTGAAAGAAACAGACTCTACACGCTTACTGACCGACCTGGCCTGACTAGCGCGGTTATCTGAACAAAGCCTGATGGATATCCTTATCTAATGTAAATTCACCGGCGGTTAAACCCTTACCCATAAATCAGAATCATAGTAGCGACCGTTGTGGAAATGTACCTTTATCGGCATCTATCCCAATAACTACCTTCGCAACCAACCATGAACGCTTATTTTTCGCTCTTCTTTTTGCTGATTACAATGGCTGCCACTACGCAGAATACTCCACAGCCTGACTACGCCCGAGACTGGAAGCGGGCCGACTCGCTGGCAGCCAAAGGTTTACCGAAATCGGCACTGGACATTGCGAATCGGATTTATAAAGAAGCAAAAGCCGCACACAATCACCAACAGGTAACCAAAGCCGCTATCTACCGCGCCATTTATCGGAGCGCGTCGGATGAAGACGCCTATGTTGACCTGATTAAATCAACTCAAGCCGACGTTGCCGAGACACCCGAACCTGCCAGGTCTGTTCTTGAATCTACACTGGCAGACCTTTACTGGCAGTATTTTCAACAAAATCGCTACAAATTTTATGATCGGGCCACGATAGGCCGCGCCACGATAGGCCGGGCCAATCCAGGCCGCGCCACGATAGGTAAAACGACAACGGGTAAAACCGATTCAGGCAAGCCTGAAAACACGAATACTTCAACCGCCGATTTTACAACCTGGGATGCTCACCAGCTTGTGGAAGCAGTCACAAAAGCTTATCTGGCGTCGGTAGAGCAAAAGGCGTTACTACAAAAAACACCCATTGCTACCTATGAAGCCCTGATCGAAAAAGGCGACGCCGACGCCCGGCATCTTCGCCCAACACTCTACGATGTATTGACTCACCGGGCTATCGGGTTCTTTCAAAACACCGAACCCGACCTATTGAAACCGGTTTTTAAATTCGAACTGAATCAGACTAGCTACTTTGCAGAACCGGCCGTTTTTGCCAAACTGACCATTCAAAGTCAGGATTCCCTTTCGGGTCGGTATCAGGCATTACTGCTGTACCAGCAACTACTGGCGTTTCATTTAGCCGATACGAATCCCGATGCACTGGCCGATGCCGATGTACTTCGTCTGGCGTTTGTGCACCAACACAGCGTTCTGCCTGCTAAAGATTCACTGTACAAACAGGCTCTTGAAAAGCAGATTGCCCGGTTTAAAAATCAACCTACTGAAGCGGTTTACGCCTATCAACTGGCCGAATTTTTGACGAATTCTGGTACGCCCATCAGACCATTCGATGAGAATGACGATTCGGCAACAGAGCCCGTTCCTGTAAGTCCGTCACGCTGGAACCGTAAACAGGCCGCAGATATTTGCCGGGATCTGGCCAAAAGGTTTCCAAATACGCGGGCCGGAAAGCAGGCCAGCCAGTTGCTGGCTCGTTTGCTGACGCATACCGTATCTGTTCAGCTTGAGCATGTCAATGCGCCGGGTCAACCTTTTCGGATGCTGGTCAATTACCAGAACACGCCTAAACTGATTTACCGAATTAGTAAGGTAAGCACCGCCGATATTCAGAACCGTATTTCGGGCGACGACGATCAACGCAAAAAAATCCTGACGGCTTTGCTCAAACAGGCGAGTGTCGTTGAAAAAACGGTTTCGTTGCCCGACGATGGCGATCTGAATCAGCACACTGTCGAAGTGCCGTTGTCTGGCTTGCCAGTGGGTCAATACATAGTGCTGGCTACGGCAGATGATAAACTTCAAAACAAACCAGAGTCGGTTCAATACGCGGCTTTCACGGTGTCGACACTTGGGTTTATCACCTTATCGGCGAATAACGCTGAGCCAAACCAGACCATTTACGTAACCAATCGACTAACGGGGGAGCCGATGAAAAATGCCTCGGTCGTTGTGATTCCGGCTCAAAAAAATACGACCGCCAGTAACCGGAATGCCATCCAGACGGATGGGGCTGGCCGAATAAAAATTCCTGTCAGCACCCTGCCGATGCAGGAAAGCTTTCAATACCTGATAACGGCCGGTACCGATACCCTGCTGTCCGATCCGCAATACAGTTACCGGTATTTCAGTGGCCGTAATGAAGAGCTAGCTCAAACCTACGCCAAGCTCTTCACCGACCGGGCCATTTACCGGCCCGGCCAGGCGATCTACGTTAAAGGCTTGCTGTACAACGGCAAAACGAATCAGTATGCCGTTGTTGCTAACCATGTTGTTGCCATTGAATTACTGGACCAGAACGGCGAACGAATTACAAAGCAAACCGTTCGGACAAATGAATTCGGGACGTTTACCACCACGTTTACGGCTCCGGTTGGGCGATTGACGGGCATTATGACCATTCAAACAACTTATGGCGGTACCAGCATCCGGGTCGAAGAATACAAACGACCAACGTTTGAGGTAAAGGCCAATCCCATAAAACAATCGTTTAAGCTAAGTCAGACTGTAACACTTACAGCGTCGGCAAAAACCTTTTCGGGAGCGGTTGTCGATGGGGCCGATGTGCGCTATCGGGTAGTTCGTAAACTCCGCCCACGCTGGGAGTGGTGGTACGTTCCGAGAAATACAAATCAAACAGAAATAGCCAACGGCACGACGCAAACGGATGCACAGGGAAATATCAGCATCGCGTTTCCGGCAACGCCAGACCTTGGGAAAGCCCGTCAGGAAAACCCGATTTTTGAATTTGAGGTTACCATTGATGTAACCGATAAGGCAGGCGAGACCCGAAGTACCGTACAAACGCTGTCAATTGGCTATTCGGCTTTGCAAATCAGCTTAGCGATTCCGGCCCAGATAGAGCTGGATAAACCAAACCCGTTTCCGGTAAAAATTACGAACCAGTCGGGCGAGAAGGTGTCTGCAAAAGGGCAGTTGACGGTTTACCGGCTTCAACCACCTGCGCGTCCCCTGCGTAGTCGCTTGTGGAGCCGCCCCGACAGGCAATTGCTGACGAAGGCCGAGTTCGAGAAATTATTCCCCAACGATCTGTATGCCAACGAAAATGACCCACGTTCGTGGTCTAAAGGCCCAATCGTTCAACAGCAGCCGATCAATTCACCTGCCGATTCGCTCGTAAAACCGGACATTAGCCGTTACACACCGGGAGAATACGTTGCCGAGCTAACCGTGACGGACTCAGCAGGTGATTCCACAAAAGAACAGGCGTTTTTTGCGGTTGTCAACGATAAACAGCCGGTCGCTTCTGCCCGTCCGGATAACTGGGTACAGGTTCGCAAAGCCACTGCTGAACCGGGAGAAGACGCTGTTTTCTGGGTTGGCAACAGTCTGCCCGGCTGGATTCTTATGACAATAGAAGAAAATCAGAAAACGGTTCGGCAGGAGTGGCTCAAAACGGATGGACGGCCCCAACGCGTTTCGTTGCCCGTTACCGAAAAACAGCGGGGCGGCTTTTCGGTGCATTTCGCCATGATACAAAATGGGCGACTGTACCAGAAATCACAGTTGATTACGGTACCCTTCACAAATAAAGAACTTCAAATCGCTACGCAGACATTTCGGAATAAGCTGAAACCCGGCGAACACGAAGAATGGACGCTGACGATTGGTGGTCTGAATAAGCAACCGGCCGAATTGGTCGCCACGCTCTACGATGCGTCACTCGATGCCTTCGACCGGCTCAACTGGCCCACAAGTTTTTATCAGACCTATTCACCTGATTTTTATGCCTGGCAGTCCAGCAGTTTCAACGCCCAGTCGAGTAGCCCAATCGTTTACCGTTATCGTCCGGAACTGGCTCTTCCCGCCCGGCGATATGATGTGTTAATCGGACTACAGAATGGTCAATCCAGGGTGTATAATTATCAAATGAGAATGGCTAAAGGGGGCGCGGTTCAGTCGATGGCAATGGCGGCACCCATGCAGGATAGGGCCATTGAACTGAAAGAGGCAGTATCTGCGGAATCTGTAGTTACTGCTTATGGCAAAGATGCCCCCAAACCATCGCTCCAGCCTATTATTAACCCCCGCCAGAATTTTAACGAAACAGCATTCTTTACACCGCAGGCCCAAACAGACAAGGATGGACATCTCGTTCTAAAATTTATCATGCCGGAAGCCCTTACGCGTTGGCGCTTATTGGCCTTTGCACATACCAAAGACCTGAAAACAGGAACGCTGGAACGGGAAATCATTACGCAGAAAGAGCTGATGATTACGGCCAACGCGCCCCGGTTCTTCCGCGAAGGCGATACCATCCGACTAACGGCCCGCGTCAATAACCTAAGCGAAAAATTGCTTAACGGTACCGCCACACTTCAACTCACCGATGCATTGACCGGGCAACCACTCGACCAGAAAATTAAGGTTCTGGAAAGTCAGGGGAAACTGGCGATAGCCGCAGGAGCGGGGCAAGCCGTTGGCTGGACGCTGGTTATTCCTACTGGAATCGAAACCGTAACCTGCCGTCTGACAGCCCAATCGGGTCAGTTTACCGATGGCGAAGAGTTCACCATTCCGGTTTTACCTAACCGCATGCTCGTGACAGACACGAAGCCGTTTTGGGTAAATGGCAAAGAAACAAAAACGTTTACCCTGAAGCCATTAGCCAACCTTTCGCCTGAATTGCCCGCCCAACATGAACGCTTGACGGTAGAAGTGACGAGCAACCCCAGTTGGTACGCGCTGCAATCGTTGCCGTATTTGATGGAATATCGGTACGAATGCGCTGAGCAACTGTTTAGCCGGTTGTATGCCAATAGCCTGGCGGCCCACATCGTAGCCAGCAAACCGGCTTTCAAACAGGTTATTGCCGAATGGCAAAAGAATCCCCCTCGTAGCTCGCTTCAATCAAACGAAGAGTTGAAAGCGGTAACGCTGGAAAACTCGCCCTGGCTGGCTGATGCCCGTTCTGAAGCAGAACGGCAGGCTCAACTGGGGCAGTTGCTGGATGCCAATCGGATGGAAAGCGAGCAAATCCAGGCGTTTGAAAAACTGAAACAACTGCAAACTGGCAGTGGTGGCTTCCGGTGGTTCGGAGGTATGGAACCTAATCTGCCTATGACCCTGCACATTCTGAGCGGATTGGGCCATTTGAAAAAACTGGGCGTTACGTTCCCCGCCGAGCTACAGAATGAACTGAGCGACATGCAAGCCAGTGCCATCAATTTTGCCGATGCCGAAATTCTGCGGTGGATTAAGGAGCAAAAGAAGCTTGAGGAGCAAAAGAAGGGTAAAGTAGCTGGTGGATGGTATTTTTCGGCCACCCAATATCTCTACGCACGAAGCTTTTATCTGGATAAACCAATGGATAAAAGTGTGTTGGCCTACCTGAAACAGCGTGTGGCTGGTGATTGGCTTACGCAAAGTTTACAGGGACAGGCGCTTTCGGCAATGGCGCTTAACCGGTTTGGCGATACCAAAACGGCGGATGGAATCATGCGTTCCCTGAAAGAACGGTCGCGAAAGTCCGAGGAAATGGGATTATACTGGCCCGATAATACGAGCGGGTTGCAGTGGTATCAAACGCCCATTGAAACGCAAGCCTATTTGATCGAAGCGTTTGACGAAATCAAGCCGGATCAGGTTTTGGTGGATGACATGAAACGCTGGCTCATTCGTCAGAAACAGACGCAATCGTGGTCATCGACAAAGGCAACGACCGAAGCGGTTTATGCACTTCTGCTCCGGGGCAGCGACTGGCTCGGAACGGGCGTACATACACAGGTTAGCCTTGGTGGACAGCCTATCGAAAGTCGTGTGACAAAGGCCGATGCGATTACGGGTTACGAAAAAGTGACCTATGCTGCCAGCGAAATAAAACCGGAAATGGGCGCAATCCAAATCACTAAAACTGGTGCTGGACCAGCTTGGGGCGCTCTATACTGGCAGCATTTCGAACCGCTCGACCAAGTAATGCCGGGCAGTGCAGGTTTATCCGTTCAGAAAACACTCTACGTGCAACGCGATTCACCCAATGGCCCGATCATTTCAACGGTGGCGTCGCAAAAGTCGCTCAAACCGGGCGACCTGATCAAAGTCCGGCTCGTGCTCAAAACCGACCGGGCAATGGAATATGTACACCTGAAAGACGGACGGGCATCGGGTTTTGAGCCCGTGGTAGCATTATCAGGCTATAAATACCAGAATGGACTTGGTTATTACGAATCTCCCCGCGACGCCAGTACCGATTTCTTCATGAGTTACTTGCCCGTTGGTACGCACGTATTCGAGTACAATTTGCGTGTTGCCCAATCCGGCGATTTCTCGGCGGGTGTCGCTACCGTTCAGTGCTTTTATGCCCCCGAATTTTCGGCGCATTCGGCCGGTGAACGGGTGAAAGTGAAGTAACGCGGGAGGAAACCCGCGATAGTGATTACGGATTAAATTCGCCGTCGTCGCGGGTTTCCACCCGCGTTACTCAAGAATTGCAATGGCTTCCAGTTCAATACCAAAGCCGTAATGAAGGGGAGAGCAAGGAACTACCGAACGGGCTGGACGATGGTCGCCGAAGAACTGAGCATAAATTTGGTTGACAGCGCCCCAGGCGTTTATGTCAGCGATAAAGACAGTAACTTTCAGCACCTTATTGCGCTGACTGCCAGCCGCCAATAGAATGGCGTCAAGATTAGTCAGTATCTGTTCCGTTTGTTCAGCAATAGTAGCCTGACTTAGTTTTTCGCCGGAGGGTGTGATAGGCAGAATGCCGGATATGTAGACCTGTCCGTTGTGAACAACGGCTTGCGAGTAATGGCCGCCCGGAACCGGCGCGTCTTGAGTCTCGATAAATGTCATGGCGTATACGGTTAATCGAAAATTGCACTCTGATGGATAGCAAAAATAAAAGTAGCTGGATAAGATAAGACAAATGCCATATCTTGAAGATATGGCATTTGTCTTATCTTATCCAGCTACTACCAGAAAGCTCAAACGGTTATACAATTGCGTCGATCAACGCGGTTACAATGGATACGACTATACTAAAGAGCAGAGCCGCAATGAAACCGGTAACGTGAAAATTAGGAATCAGGTAAGCCGTCAGATAGACCATCAATACGTTTAGCACCAGAAGAAACAGGCCAAGCGTGATGATCGTTATTGGAATGGTCAGTACGGTCAGAATTGGCTTGATGAAGGCGTTTAAAAAGCCCAACACAATAGCAACAATCAGGTAAGT contains:
- a CDS encoding peptidylprolyl isomerase, with amino-acid sequence MPTILLVLACLVSFFTPPKAPKTYPVGQIKTSKGEILFWLYDETPTHKASFMKLAKANYWDTLTFNRVINNFVAQGGCPDTPAGFSDSPYLLKPEFVPAIRHVYGAVGAGRDNNPEMLSAGCQFYIVQNKKGLARLDDKFTVFGQVFKGMDVVDAIVAVKTDSTDMPLSPIKLDVNVIKLTAAELKKLGYVVK
- a CDS encoding PQQ-dependent sugar dehydrogenase, which gives rise to MHLFRQYSLASLCRLFIFPVFVILYCESSVAQNVQSGEKLFDTNCAGCHNFKQDGIGPQLGGLKGVVDRTYLTEFIKSPKAQIDARVARALDKAKKFGTVMPDFKQLTATELDDVVAYILDKPAPIARISTGKVALENPIAPTIAPSAIALNLQKIMQFPFTNKTQPRTRINKMGFHPITKETMVADLQGKIYILTADNQPEVYFEATEHFKNFINSPGLATGLGSFAFHPDYAKNGLVYTTHTEPKNTAKADFAYADSIPVRLQWVVNEWTVDDPSSRVLTGKPRELLRVNVVDQIHGMQEIAFNPYATPNSMDYGLLYIGIGDGGAVEKGYPFIARDKNHVWGKVLRIDPTGRTSTNGQYGIPKSNPFVGKDGLDEVYAAGFRNPNRISWAKDGKMLVSNIGQRQIESLYLVKPGKNYGWPDREGTFLIDSTDNVNNVYPLPKNDARYGYSYPVAQFDHDEGNAIIGGFEYTGKQLPPLRGKYIFGEIVRGRVFYVNLNEIKEGTQATIHEFPLRLEGQPTSLKELSKASKVDLRIGQDAAGELYLMTKSDGMMYKVIK
- a CDS encoding alpha-2-macroglobulin family protein; its protein translation is MNAYFSLFFLLITMAATTQNTPQPDYARDWKRADSLAAKGLPKSALDIANRIYKEAKAAHNHQQVTKAAIYRAIYRSASDEDAYVDLIKSTQADVAETPEPARSVLESTLADLYWQYFQQNRYKFYDRATIGRATIGRANPGRATIGKTTTGKTDSGKPENTNTSTADFTTWDAHQLVEAVTKAYLASVEQKALLQKTPIATYEALIEKGDADARHLRPTLYDVLTHRAIGFFQNTEPDLLKPVFKFELNQTSYFAEPAVFAKLTIQSQDSLSGRYQALLLYQQLLAFHLADTNPDALADADVLRLAFVHQHSVLPAKDSLYKQALEKQIARFKNQPTEAVYAYQLAEFLTNSGTPIRPFDENDDSATEPVPVSPSRWNRKQAADICRDLAKRFPNTRAGKQASQLLARLLTHTVSVQLEHVNAPGQPFRMLVNYQNTPKLIYRISKVSTADIQNRISGDDDQRKKILTALLKQASVVEKTVSLPDDGDLNQHTVEVPLSGLPVGQYIVLATADDKLQNKPESVQYAAFTVSTLGFITLSANNAEPNQTIYVTNRLTGEPMKNASVVVIPAQKNTTASNRNAIQTDGAGRIKIPVSTLPMQESFQYLITAGTDTLLSDPQYSYRYFSGRNEELAQTYAKLFTDRAIYRPGQAIYVKGLLYNGKTNQYAVVANHVVAIELLDQNGERITKQTVRTNEFGTFTTTFTAPVGRLTGIMTIQTTYGGTSIRVEEYKRPTFEVKANPIKQSFKLSQTVTLTASAKTFSGAVVDGADVRYRVVRKLRPRWEWWYVPRNTNQTEIANGTTQTDAQGNISIAFPATPDLGKARQENPIFEFEVTIDVTDKAGETRSTVQTLSIGYSALQISLAIPAQIELDKPNPFPVKITNQSGEKVSAKGQLTVYRLQPPARPLRSRLWSRPDRQLLTKAEFEKLFPNDLYANENDPRSWSKGPIVQQQPINSPADSLVKPDISRYTPGEYVAELTVTDSAGDSTKEQAFFAVVNDKQPVASARPDNWVQVRKATAEPGEDAVFWVGNSLPGWILMTIEENQKTVRQEWLKTDGRPQRVSLPVTEKQRGGFSVHFAMIQNGRLYQKSQLITVPFTNKELQIATQTFRNKLKPGEHEEWTLTIGGLNKQPAELVATLYDASLDAFDRLNWPTSFYQTYSPDFYAWQSSSFNAQSSSPIVYRYRPELALPARRYDVLIGLQNGQSRVYNYQMRMAKGGAVQSMAMAAPMQDRAIELKEAVSAESVVTAYGKDAPKPSLQPIINPRQNFNETAFFTPQAQTDKDGHLVLKFIMPEALTRWRLLAFAHTKDLKTGTLEREIITQKELMITANAPRFFREGDTIRLTARVNNLSEKLLNGTATLQLTDALTGQPLDQKIKVLESQGKLAIAAGAGQAVGWTLVIPTGIETVTCRLTAQSGQFTDGEEFTIPVLPNRMLVTDTKPFWVNGKETKTFTLKPLANLSPELPAQHERLTVEVTSNPSWYALQSLPYLMEYRYECAEQLFSRLYANSLAAHIVASKPAFKQVIAEWQKNPPRSSLQSNEELKAVTLENSPWLADARSEAERQAQLGQLLDANRMESEQIQAFEKLKQLQTGSGGFRWFGGMEPNLPMTLHILSGLGHLKKLGVTFPAELQNELSDMQASAINFADAEILRWIKEQKKLEEQKKGKVAGGWYFSATQYLYARSFYLDKPMDKSVLAYLKQRVAGDWLTQSLQGQALSAMALNRFGDTKTADGIMRSLKERSRKSEEMGLYWPDNTSGLQWYQTPIETQAYLIEAFDEIKPDQVLVDDMKRWLIRQKQTQSWSSTKATTEAVYALLLRGSDWLGTGVHTQVSLGGQPIESRVTKADAITGYEKVTYAASEIKPEMGAIQITKTGAGPAWGALYWQHFEPLDQVMPGSAGLSVQKTLYVQRDSPNGPIISTVASQKSLKPGDLIKVRLVLKTDRAMEYVHLKDGRASGFEPVVALSGYKYQNGLGYYESPRDASTDFFMSYLPVGTHVFEYNLRVAQSGDFSAGVATVQCFYAPEFSAHSAGERVKVK
- a CDS encoding Rid family detoxifying hydrolase: MTFIETQDAPVPGGHYSQAVVHNGQVYISGILPITPSGEKLSQATIAEQTEQILTNLDAILLAAGSQRNKVLKVTVFIADINAWGAVNQIYAQFFGDHRPARSVVPCSPLHYGFGIELEAIAILE
- a CDS encoding phage holin family protein, with protein sequence MGLIIRILISAVAVWVAAYFIPGVSVSGGAGTYLIVAIVLGFLNAFIKPILTVLTIPITIITLGLFLLVLNVLMVYLTAYLIPNFHVTGFIAALLFSIVVSIVTALIDAIV